In one Spirosoma rigui genomic region, the following are encoded:
- a CDS encoding sugar phosphate isomerase/epimerase family protein — MNRRYFLQASVGLSALSLLRLNAQSVAPTKQVGLQLYTLRDDIRKQGIEPILEQVAKLGYKEVENFGYGKGKFFGKTPSEYKKILNDNGLKPVSGHYQTGRASQDGTAEGLATNWSQILDDAAAIGQQYAIIAYLPPNERKADDYKALIDLLNKHNEATKKAGLTLGYHNHDFEFTQLIDGQKPYEMLLKNTPVVMEMDLYWVSKSGEKPLDYFAKYPGRFPLWHVKDMANTPQQEFAEVGTGTIDFASLFKQAKKAGLTHYFVEQDVCKRPPLESIQTSIDNIQKAKWG; from the coding sequence ATGAATCGTCGTTATTTTCTCCAGGCCTCCGTTGGCCTGAGCGCCCTGTCGCTGCTTCGGCTAAACGCGCAGTCCGTTGCGCCAACCAAGCAGGTGGGTCTTCAACTGTACACCCTTCGGGACGATATCAGGAAACAGGGTATCGAGCCCATCCTGGAGCAGGTGGCCAAACTGGGCTACAAAGAGGTGGAGAATTTTGGGTATGGGAAAGGAAAATTCTTTGGCAAAACCCCCAGCGAGTACAAAAAGATACTCAATGACAATGGCCTTAAACCTGTGAGCGGCCACTACCAGACCGGACGGGCGTCTCAGGATGGTACTGCCGAAGGCCTGGCGACCAACTGGTCGCAGATTCTGGACGATGCCGCGGCCATTGGTCAGCAATATGCCATCATCGCCTACTTGCCACCGAACGAGCGCAAAGCCGACGATTACAAAGCGTTGATCGACCTGCTCAACAAACACAACGAGGCCACGAAGAAAGCCGGACTGACGTTGGGCTACCACAACCACGACTTCGAGTTTACACAGCTGATCGATGGCCAGAAACCCTATGAGATGCTGCTGAAAAACACCCCCGTCGTTATGGAAATGGATTTGTACTGGGTGTCAAAATCGGGTGAGAAGCCACTGGATTACTTCGCCAAGTATCCAGGCCGGTTCCCCCTCTGGCACGTCAAGGATATGGCCAACACGCCCCAGCAGGAGTTTGCCGAGGTAGGTACCGGCACCATTGATTTTGCCAGTCTCTTCAAACAGGCTAAAAAAGCGGGACTAACCCATTATTTCGTGGAACAGGACGTGTGTAAACGCCCACCGCTGGAAAGCATCCAGACCAGTATCGACAACATCCAAAAAGCCAAATGGGGTTGA
- a CDS encoding hybrid sensor histidine kinase/response regulator transcription factor, producing the protein MSTPLPLLKTIRLFLACLALLPLTGLAQVPLPPDTAAKKALQYPLANQFEHLSIKDGLSSNSVFSILQDREGYMWFGTAEGLNRYDGHTFTIFKQDPDRPNHSFRNSIITSLCEGGHDAVWASTEGGGLHEVNKKTGRITPHPIVAPNANRWNNQISVYTDRQGIIWIGTFAGLARYEPSRHHFTLYPSPIPEVAIKTVFEDRQHRFWVASHQGLFLFDRASGRFTRVPVPGLMGLQPSFISFYQDNQNTLWLGTATAGYSLFRIDLNRQPWRLVPYNPTGQLNPYVWRNTLHQDKSGILWVGTSNGLQAIDPSTDRVVTYQTDANLAKGLGSNGAQAVYHDRSGAIWVGTDNGIDRQSVNTKPFQAYQIRPNEQMRTLIDNRANAVYKDGQGQLWFSNLTSVNRLSARGQLTTIPPRTLGTIGQHTNYVHTFLADGPAATWIGTNDGLYHVDQRTGQYTAYPAEIPAQYVAVQSIRGKPIGDLWIGGEGGIASFNTRTHTYTYYKYQPGRTGGFLPDKYVYGLLVSQFGEVWVLIHQLGLCRLNVKTGQLNRYMAGAKGGLNTNDVLSIHEDRDGIIWIGTHMGGLNRFDWRTGLFSAITHQEGIPGSSVIGITSDAAGCLWLSTNAGLCRVDPRTRAIHSYDVADGLPSNDFKPNAVFRQPGLLVFGTENGIVQFDPSRINDDTHPFPVYITRLTVLDKPRALTDSVIQLDHDENRLSFGFAALAYEQPDQNQFAYQLVGVDPTWVPNENRQVATFTSLQPGTYTFRVKAANSNGFWTPNQASIRVIVRSPWWATWWAYVLYALLAAGAVWAYIRFYTSRLRQQQESAFNRREAEQLKTVDELKTRFFANITHEFRTPLSLIMSPVEKLLQEGRFDRSMLTLVYRNSEQLLRLINQLLDLSKLEANYMAIALRQGDVIDFVDHLVDVFQRAAEQKGVTFIYTAVPFPTHSYVFDADKWEKILTNLLSNALKFTPSGGQVSFSVSPSPSASEPTGVQILLADSGIGIAPDQLPHIFDRFYQADTSSTRAYEGTGIGLALAKELIDLLGGAIAVESTPAMGTTFRLTLPLQPVSAHADLPGIGWSIPTGREYLLAPAPLAVTLAPVTDEERTPRILVVEDNDELRAFLVGELTPAYRVFQAADGQEGWELTLAELPDIVLTDVMMPRRDGYELTRLIKDHTDTNHIAVVMLTAKAAQQSRIGGLQQGADDYLAKPFSIDELKLRLHNMVTRQQRLSDYYRQQFALLTAADLPIDPVVVNWIDSQNPFLRRIYEALDKHLDDPTISVDWLADQLAMNRKTLYRKVQSLIQLSPADLIRQYRLRKAADLLRAGNNVSETADRVGFNTPSHFAFVFKEFYHQTPSEFMHNQAKNSPDRPQPSTRRTS; encoded by the coding sequence ATGTCTACACCTCTTCCTCTCCTGAAAACCATACGTCTGTTTCTGGCCTGTCTGGCCTTACTCCCCCTGACGGGGCTTGCGCAGGTCCCCCTGCCGCCCGATACAGCGGCAAAAAAGGCGCTTCAATACCCCCTTGCCAATCAGTTCGAGCATCTATCCATCAAAGACGGTCTATCCAGTAATTCGGTGTTTTCCATTCTGCAGGACCGGGAGGGCTACATGTGGTTTGGCACGGCCGAAGGGTTAAACAGGTATGATGGCCATACGTTCACGATTTTCAAACAGGACCCTGATCGGCCAAACCATAGTTTTCGCAACAGCATCATTACCAGCCTGTGCGAAGGCGGGCACGATGCGGTATGGGCGAGTACCGAAGGGGGTGGCCTCCACGAGGTGAACAAAAAAACGGGTCGCATCACTCCCCACCCCATTGTGGCCCCCAATGCCAACCGCTGGAACAACCAGATATCCGTCTACACTGACCGCCAGGGCATCATCTGGATCGGTACGTTCGCAGGTCTGGCGCGCTACGAGCCATCCCGGCATCACTTCACGCTATACCCATCTCCCATCCCCGAAGTAGCGATCAAGACCGTATTTGAAGACCGCCAACACCGGTTTTGGGTAGCCTCTCACCAGGGCCTTTTCCTGTTCGACCGGGCCAGCGGTCGCTTTACACGGGTACCGGTACCGGGGCTGATGGGCCTTCAGCCCTCGTTCATTTCCTTTTATCAAGATAACCAAAATACCCTCTGGCTCGGGACTGCTACAGCGGGGTACAGCCTGTTCAGGATCGATCTGAATCGGCAACCCTGGCGGCTGGTCCCCTACAACCCGACGGGGCAGCTGAACCCCTACGTCTGGCGGAATACCCTCCACCAGGATAAGAGTGGTATCCTATGGGTAGGCACGTCGAACGGCCTGCAGGCCATCGATCCGTCGACAGACCGGGTTGTCACCTACCAGACCGACGCAAACCTCGCGAAAGGCTTGGGCAGCAACGGAGCGCAGGCGGTATACCACGACCGGTCGGGGGCGATCTGGGTAGGTACCGACAACGGTATCGACCGGCAATCGGTCAATACGAAGCCTTTTCAGGCCTACCAGATAAGGCCCAATGAGCAAATGCGTACGCTGATCGATAACCGGGCCAATGCCGTCTATAAAGATGGGCAGGGCCAGCTCTGGTTCAGTAATCTGACCAGCGTTAACCGGCTGTCGGCCCGTGGGCAGCTAACGACAATTCCACCCCGCACGCTGGGCACCATCGGACAGCATACTAACTACGTCCATACGTTTCTGGCCGACGGTCCCGCTGCCACGTGGATCGGGACGAACGATGGGTTATACCACGTTGATCAGCGAACTGGTCAGTATACGGCATACCCCGCCGAGATTCCGGCCCAGTACGTTGCGGTCCAGTCCATCCGGGGCAAACCCATTGGAGATCTCTGGATTGGCGGGGAAGGCGGCATTGCTTCGTTCAATACGCGTACGCATACCTATACGTATTACAAGTACCAGCCGGGACGTACCGGCGGTTTCCTTCCCGACAAATACGTATATGGGCTCCTGGTAAGCCAGTTCGGGGAGGTGTGGGTATTGATTCATCAGCTTGGCCTGTGCCGGCTCAACGTGAAAACGGGTCAGCTAAATCGGTACATGGCCGGAGCCAAAGGCGGTCTGAACACCAACGACGTACTATCCATTCACGAAGACAGAGACGGCATCATCTGGATAGGAACGCACATGGGCGGGCTGAACCGATTCGACTGGCGTACCGGCCTGTTTTCGGCCATAACCCACCAGGAGGGCATTCCGGGCAGCAGCGTCATCGGCATCACCAGCGATGCTGCCGGTTGTCTCTGGCTCAGTACCAACGCGGGCCTGTGCCGGGTCGACCCCCGTACGAGAGCCATTCACAGCTACGACGTCGCGGACGGTCTGCCCAGCAACGATTTCAAGCCCAATGCGGTTTTCCGGCAACCCGGCCTGCTTGTATTCGGCACCGAAAACGGAATCGTTCAGTTTGACCCCAGCCGCATCAACGACGATACGCATCCCTTTCCGGTCTACATTACCCGGCTTACCGTTCTCGACAAACCACGGGCGCTCACCGACAGTGTTATCCAACTCGACCACGACGAGAACCGGCTTTCCTTCGGTTTTGCAGCGCTGGCCTACGAGCAGCCCGACCAAAATCAGTTTGCCTACCAACTCGTGGGGGTCGACCCGACCTGGGTGCCGAACGAAAACCGGCAGGTGGCTACTTTCACCAGTTTGCAACCGGGCACCTACACGTTCAGGGTGAAAGCGGCCAACAGCAACGGGTTCTGGACACCAAACCAAGCGTCAATACGGGTTATTGTCCGGTCGCCCTGGTGGGCAACCTGGTGGGCCTATGTCTTGTATGCACTGCTGGCCGCGGGCGCTGTCTGGGCATATATCCGGTTCTATACCAGCCGGCTCCGGCAGCAACAGGAATCCGCTTTCAATCGTCGGGAGGCCGAACAGCTCAAAACGGTCGATGAACTGAAGACGCGCTTTTTCGCCAATATCACCCACGAATTCCGCACGCCCCTCTCGCTGATTATGTCGCCGGTGGAGAAGCTGCTGCAGGAAGGCCGGTTCGACCGGTCCATGCTGACACTGGTTTACCGGAACAGCGAGCAGCTCTTGCGACTCATCAACCAGTTATTGGATTTGTCCAAGCTGGAAGCCAACTACATGGCGATTGCCCTGCGGCAGGGCGATGTCATTGACTTTGTCGATCACCTTGTTGACGTGTTCCAGCGGGCCGCCGAGCAGAAGGGGGTGACGTTCATCTATACCGCCGTGCCATTTCCGACCCATTCTTACGTATTCGACGCCGACAAATGGGAAAAGATCCTCACCAACCTGCTGTCCAATGCCCTGAAGTTCACCCCCTCGGGTGGGCAGGTAAGCTTCAGCGTCAGCCCAAGCCCGTCGGCCAGCGAACCAACGGGAGTACAGATCCTGTTGGCCGACTCGGGTATTGGCATTGCTCCCGACCAGTTGCCGCACATTTTTGATCGGTTCTACCAGGCCGATACGTCCAGCACCCGCGCTTATGAGGGTACGGGCATTGGCCTGGCCCTGGCCAAGGAACTTATCGACCTGCTGGGGGGGGCTATCGCGGTGGAAAGCACCCCGGCAATGGGTACTACGTTCCGGCTGACGCTGCCCCTTCAGCCGGTTTCGGCACACGCAGACCTGCCCGGCATCGGCTGGTCGATCCCAACCGGGCGCGAATATCTGCTGGCACCCGCTCCCCTTGCCGTTACGCTAGCACCCGTTACCGACGAGGAACGAACGCCCCGGATTCTAGTGGTGGAGGATAACGACGAGCTGCGGGCGTTTCTGGTGGGGGAACTGACACCGGCCTACCGCGTATTTCAGGCCGCAGATGGGCAGGAAGGCTGGGAGTTGACCCTGGCCGAACTGCCCGATATTGTGCTGACCGATGTGATGATGCCGCGACGGGATGGGTATGAACTGACCCGGCTGATCAAGGATCATACCGATACCAACCATATCGCCGTGGTGATGTTGACGGCCAAAGCCGCGCAGCAAAGCCGGATTGGCGGACTGCAGCAGGGGGCTGACGACTACCTGGCCAAACCCTTCAGCATCGACGAGCTGAAGCTACGCCTGCACAATATGGTGACCCGCCAGCAGCGGCTGAGCGATTACTACCGGCAGCAGTTTGCTTTACTGACCGCTGCGGACCTACCCATAGACCCTGTCGTGGTGAACTGGATCGACAGCCAGAATCCGTTCCTGCGCCGGATCTATGAAGCGCTGGATAAGCACCTGGACGACCCAACGATCAGTGTCGACTGGCTGGCCGACCAGTTGGCGATGAACCGCAAGACCCTGTACCGAAAAGTGCAGAGCCTTATTCAGCTATCCCCCGCCGACTTGATTCGGCAGTACCGCCTTCGCAAAGCCGCCGACCTGCTGCGGGCGGGAAATAACGTATCCGAAACGGCCGATCGGGTGGGATTCAATACCCCATCGCACTTCGCTTTTGTGTTCAAGGAGTTCTACCACCAGACCCCGTCCGAGTTCATGCACAACCAGGCTAAAAATAGCCCGGACCGTCCACAGCCGAGCACCCGACGAACGAGCTAG
- a CDS encoding RNA polymerase sigma factor → MLRVKAGDLNRMGLLFERYHRELFGFLYHMSGRPDASEDMVQTVFYRMLKYRHTFTGDGAFRTWMYHLARHVLIDTARQNNRTAHHYDVADLADRIGGGLPADESLQKEQELALLRQALAKLSDDQREVLVLSRYQELKYDEIARILDTTEGAVKVRVHRAMNALKTIYLTIENER, encoded by the coding sequence ATGCTGCGGGTCAAGGCGGGCGATTTGAACCGGATGGGACTACTCTTCGAGCGGTACCACCGGGAGCTTTTCGGCTTCCTCTACCACATGAGCGGGCGACCCGATGCCAGTGAAGACATGGTCCAGACGGTTTTCTACCGGATGCTGAAATACCGGCATACGTTCACCGGCGACGGGGCTTTCCGGACCTGGATGTATCACCTGGCCCGCCATGTTCTGATCGATACCGCCCGGCAAAACAACCGGACGGCCCATCACTACGACGTAGCCGACCTTGCCGACCGGATTGGGGGTGGCCTGCCAGCGGATGAGTCGCTGCAAAAAGAACAGGAATTGGCACTGCTCCGGCAGGCACTGGCCAAACTAAGCGACGACCAGCGCGAAGTGCTGGTGCTGAGCCGGTACCAGGAGCTGAAATACGATGAGATTGCCCGTATTCTGGATACGACCGAAGGAGCCGTGAAAGTACGGGTTCACCGGGCCATGAACGCCCTGAAGACGATCTACCTGACGATTGAAAACGAACGATAA
- a CDS encoding ABC transporter permease, with protein MLQNYLKIAFRTLWKDKSSTFINVIGLAVAFYSSTMLFMTVALEHSFDRFHRDYDRIFRTYSVTNHPDGVRKSANMPLPFVPALRQEFPELDGATRYQEGGGLVRFGSKQLDKEIDGVDPDFLTMFSFPLLQGNARQALASLSSIVITQNMAHDVFGSVSPVGKTLAVNSGGSWKTYIVTGVLADVPDNSSMQFDALVRIENQPGYQESKSRWDNLNHAVYIKLKPTQADPATVEKRLQPFTRKYYTANIRDLKQQGAKPDERGDLFGIRLQPLLDVHGNGNLTGSNASRTSQYALTAIGLFILLIAAINFVNLTLGRSFVRAREVGVRKSLGAQKYQLFVQLWGETILTCAVGLVIGTVLMLSLRTTFNALFGAKLTLATLFQPSTLVVALGSFLLMTLVAGGYPALVMSRFQTVQVLKGRITGSRPSRLRNSLIIAQFTITCLLMVGTLVVLLQTNYLRNQPLGFDQEQVISIPVGGEVDGRVALQQLRNRLAGNPGVVAVSGTDVNLGRGLDGGTTKSVVTFMHKGREISSNWLRVDYDYIKTLGIKLQAGREFNRQYPTDTTSALIVSAGFAKKLGNENPVGTFFQMDSAGVKYQIIGLVPDFHLYNLREKIEPVAMHIRPEAGISYILVRTVPDRMLSVMESLKTEWRQIAPRTEFAGSFLNQNTERWYRQEKRMATMLSIAAGLAITLSCMGLFAIALLTIQQRTKEIGVRKVLGASVGSIVALLSAGFLKLVVMALLVASPLAWWAMNEWLTNFAYHIDIPWWVFALTALLALTIAFLTVSVQSIKAALMNPINSLHSE; from the coding sequence ATGCTACAGAACTACCTGAAAATTGCGTTCCGAACGCTCTGGAAAGACAAGTCATCTACCTTTATTAACGTAATCGGGCTGGCCGTGGCCTTTTACAGCAGTACCATGCTGTTTATGACCGTGGCCCTCGAACACTCCTTCGACCGGTTCCACCGGGATTACGACCGTATTTTCCGAACGTATTCCGTTACCAACCACCCCGACGGTGTCAGGAAGAGCGCCAATATGCCGCTCCCCTTCGTACCCGCACTCCGGCAGGAATTCCCGGAACTCGACGGGGCTACCCGCTACCAGGAAGGGGGCGGACTGGTTCGGTTTGGCAGCAAACAACTCGACAAGGAAATCGACGGGGTCGACCCCGATTTCCTGACTATGTTCTCCTTCCCCCTTCTGCAGGGCAACGCCCGGCAGGCCCTGGCCAGTCTGAGTAGTATCGTCATCACCCAAAACATGGCCCATGACGTATTTGGCTCCGTTAGTCCCGTGGGCAAAACGCTCGCGGTCAATAGCGGGGGCAGCTGGAAAACCTACATCGTGACGGGCGTGCTGGCCGACGTCCCCGACAACTCATCCATGCAGTTCGACGCGCTGGTCCGGATTGAAAACCAGCCGGGCTATCAGGAAAGCAAAAGTCGCTGGGACAACCTCAACCACGCCGTTTATATCAAGCTCAAACCAACCCAGGCCGACCCGGCCACTGTTGAAAAGCGGCTGCAGCCGTTTACCCGCAAGTACTACACGGCCAACATCCGCGACCTGAAGCAGCAGGGAGCCAAACCCGACGAGCGGGGCGACCTGTTCGGTATCCGGCTGCAGCCGCTGCTGGATGTTCACGGAAACGGTAACCTGACTGGCAGCAACGCCAGCCGAACGAGCCAGTATGCGCTGACGGCCATCGGGCTTTTTATTCTCCTCATTGCGGCCATTAATTTCGTCAACCTGACCCTGGGACGATCGTTTGTCCGGGCGCGGGAAGTGGGCGTCCGTAAATCGCTGGGGGCCCAGAAATACCAATTGTTCGTTCAGCTGTGGGGCGAAACAATCCTGACCTGCGCGGTGGGGCTGGTGATCGGGACGGTCCTGATGCTTTCACTCCGCACTACGTTCAACGCCCTTTTTGGTGCCAAACTGACGCTGGCCACTCTCTTCCAGCCCAGTACGCTGGTCGTGGCGCTGGGCAGCTTTCTGTTGATGACCCTGGTGGCGGGCGGGTACCCGGCCCTGGTCATGAGCCGGTTTCAGACGGTGCAGGTACTGAAGGGTCGCATTACCGGCTCCCGACCAAGTCGTCTTCGCAACAGCCTGATTATTGCCCAGTTCACGATTACCTGCCTGCTCATGGTGGGTACGCTCGTTGTCCTGCTGCAAACGAACTACCTCCGCAACCAGCCCCTGGGTTTCGATCAGGAGCAGGTCATCAGTATTCCCGTGGGGGGCGAGGTCGACGGACGGGTGGCGCTTCAGCAACTTCGCAACCGCCTGGCCGGCAATCCCGGAGTGGTAGCCGTTTCGGGTACGGACGTGAACCTGGGCCGGGGTCTGGACGGCGGCACAACCAAATCGGTAGTGACTTTCATGCACAAGGGACGCGAGATCAGCAGCAACTGGCTGCGGGTGGATTATGACTACATCAAAACGCTGGGCATTAAACTCCAGGCCGGGCGTGAATTCAACCGGCAGTACCCGACCGATACGACTTCGGCCCTGATCGTGAGCGCTGGCTTCGCCAAAAAGCTGGGCAACGAGAACCCGGTCGGCACATTTTTTCAGATGGACTCAGCGGGCGTCAAGTACCAGATCATTGGACTCGTGCCCGATTTTCACCTCTATAACCTGCGTGAGAAAATAGAACCCGTTGCCATGCACATTCGGCCGGAGGCCGGCATCAGCTACATTCTGGTCAGGACCGTACCCGATCGGATGCTGTCGGTGATGGAATCTCTGAAAACGGAATGGCGTCAGATTGCCCCCCGAACTGAGTTTGCGGGCAGTTTCCTCAACCAGAATACCGAACGCTGGTACCGGCAGGAAAAACGGATGGCTACAATGCTGAGTATTGCCGCCGGTCTGGCGATCACGCTTTCCTGCATGGGCCTGTTTGCCATTGCGCTGTTAACCATCCAGCAGCGAACCAAGGAAATTGGCGTTCGGAAGGTGCTCGGGGCCAGCGTGGGCAGCATCGTCGCGCTGCTGTCGGCGGGTTTCCTGAAACTGGTTGTCATGGCGTTGCTGGTAGCCTCTCCCCTGGCCTGGTGGGCCATGAACGAGTGGCTGACTAATTTTGCGTACCACATCGACATACCCTGGTGGGTCTTCGCCCTGACCGCGTTACTGGCGCTGACCATCGCCTTCCTCACAGTGAGCGTTCAGAGTATCAAGGCTGCCCTGATGAACCCCATCAACTCCTTACACAGTGAATAA
- a CDS encoding carbohydrate-binding domain-containing protein: protein MNVKKGSFPGWAFCLALASFLSGCKTPDQLDPAAADDTDVAAVHEEASDYVWNSTDVVPITLNGGSITVGGAGATVSGSTVTITSAGTYRISGTLTNGQVIVNTADKEAVRLILNGVTITSATSAPIYIKDSGKTIIGLADNTTNTLTDGATYVYDVPADEEPNAAVFSKSDLTIFGNGALVVNGRFGDGIASKDGLIIKSGAITVNAADDGIRGKDYLIIHDGKLTVTAKADALKSSNDEDPALGYVTINNGTMTISAGDDGIHGESGLTVNDGTVTIAQSYEGLESKVITINGGTIRLTASDDGINAADGSDSGGMPGGQTTASGNLLTITGGRVYVDANGDGLDANGSIIMTGGVVLVNGPSGSGNGALDYDATFTIGGGLLMAVGSSGMAQVPGTTSTQNSVLIGLTAAQTAGTLVRIQASDGKNILTFKPTKRYQSIAFSSPELINGSAYEVYLGGSTTGTPTDGLYADGTYTAGIKASAFTVSSVVTKVNTR from the coding sequence ATGAACGTGAAAAAAGGTAGTTTTCCTGGCTGGGCTTTTTGCCTGGCACTCGCATCATTCCTGTCGGGATGCAAAACGCCCGACCAGCTCGACCCCGCTGCGGCCGACGACACCGACGTTGCGGCCGTTCACGAAGAAGCCAGTGATTATGTCTGGAACAGTACCGACGTTGTGCCTATCACTCTCAACGGTGGCTCAATTACGGTGGGCGGGGCGGGGGCTACGGTCTCGGGCAGCACCGTTACGATCACCAGCGCTGGCACCTACCGTATCAGTGGTACGCTTACCAACGGGCAGGTGATCGTTAACACGGCCGACAAGGAGGCTGTCCGGCTTATTTTGAACGGGGTTACCATCACCAGTGCTACCAGTGCACCTATTTACATCAAAGACTCGGGCAAGACGATCATCGGGCTGGCCGACAACACGACGAATACCCTCACCGATGGGGCTACGTATGTCTACGATGTTCCTGCCGATGAAGAGCCGAATGCTGCCGTTTTCAGTAAATCGGACCTGACCATTTTTGGCAACGGGGCGCTGGTCGTAAACGGACGGTTTGGCGACGGAATTGCCAGCAAAGACGGGCTGATCATAAAGAGTGGAGCAATAACGGTCAATGCCGCCGATGATGGTATCCGGGGTAAAGACTACCTCATTATCCACGACGGCAAGCTGACCGTTACGGCCAAAGCCGACGCGCTGAAATCCAGCAATGATGAAGATCCGGCACTGGGCTACGTAACTATCAACAACGGCACTATGACCATCAGCGCGGGGGATGATGGCATTCACGGGGAGTCCGGGCTGACTGTTAACGATGGCACGGTTACGATTGCTCAATCTTATGAAGGACTGGAGAGTAAGGTCATTACGATCAACGGAGGGACTATTCGGCTGACCGCCAGCGATGACGGGATCAATGCCGCCGACGGCTCCGACAGCGGAGGAATGCCGGGCGGACAGACGACCGCCAGTGGTAACCTGCTGACTATTACCGGAGGCAGGGTCTATGTCGACGCCAACGGCGACGGGCTGGATGCCAACGGCTCCATCATAATGACGGGTGGGGTAGTGCTGGTCAACGGCCCATCGGGCAGCGGCAACGGAGCCCTGGACTATGACGCTACGTTCACCATCGGCGGAGGGCTGCTGATGGCAGTCGGCAGCTCGGGCATGGCGCAGGTGCCCGGCACTACGTCAACGCAGAACTCGGTCCTGATCGGGCTGACGGCAGCCCAGACGGCCGGCACGCTGGTACGTATCCAGGCCAGCGATGGCAAAAATATCCTGACGTTCAAACCCACCAAACGGTACCAGTCCATCGCGTTCTCCTCGCCGGAGTTGATAAACGGGTCGGCTTATGAGGTCTACCTGGGCGGAAGTACAACCGGCACCCCAACCGACGGTCTGTATGCCGACGGTACGTATACGGCGGGTATCAAGGCCAGCGCCTTTACCGTATCCAGCGTGGTAACAAAAGTCAACACCCGATAG
- a CDS encoding YidH family protein produces MESTPPPKGLLSKPAGPADYLANERTFLAWIRTSIALMGFGFVIVKFALFIRQISFALGEKMPLVPGKGYSASIGILMVALGAVMASLAYFRYRAIDRQLRSNLYFPSHWLSLLVTLSLVIGAILLAIYLLPSL; encoded by the coding sequence ATGGAAAGTACCCCACCCCCCAAGGGCCTGCTAAGCAAGCCAGCAGGTCCGGCCGATTATCTGGCTAATGAGCGAACCTTCCTGGCCTGGATACGTACCAGCATCGCCCTGATGGGATTTGGCTTCGTCATCGTAAAATTTGCGCTCTTCATCCGGCAGATCAGCTTCGCACTAGGCGAAAAAATGCCGCTGGTTCCGGGCAAAGGGTACTCCGCCAGTATCGGTATTCTTATGGTTGCTCTGGGAGCCGTGATGGCCTCGCTGGCTTATTTTCGCTACCGGGCCATCGACAGGCAACTGCGTAGTAACCTCTATTTCCCTTCCCACTGGCTTTCACTGCTGGTTACGTTGAGTCTCGTCATTGGCGCGATCCTGCTGGCCATCTACTTGCTGCCCAGCCTGTAG